The Flavobacterium commune genome contains a region encoding:
- a CDS encoding metal-dependent transcriptional regulator, with protein sequence MTFSEENYLKAIYHLTVVSSSGVSTNAIAEVMETKASSVTDMLKKLAEKDLVNYKKYQGVSLTDKGKLEAKMIVRKHRLWEVFLVEKLAFSWDEVHDIAEQLEHIKSEKLINKLDDFLGNPTEDPHGDPIPNAQGLLPKIDKQLLSDLAAGQTGICVGVKDTSSEFLKYLDKQGIALGSTIEILGKENFDLSLRIKVNENLLNVSNKIATNLFVKLS encoded by the coding sequence ATGACTTTTTCAGAAGAAAATTACCTTAAAGCTATTTATCATCTTACCGTAGTTTCCAGCTCGGGAGTAAGCACGAATGCTATTGCCGAAGTGATGGAAACCAAAGCATCTTCTGTGACGGATATGTTGAAGAAGCTGGCCGAAAAAGATTTGGTTAATTATAAAAAATACCAAGGTGTTAGCTTAACCGATAAAGGAAAATTAGAAGCCAAAATGATTGTTAGGAAACACCGTTTATGGGAAGTTTTTTTGGTAGAAAAATTAGCTTTTTCCTGGGATGAGGTGCATGATATTGCCGAGCAGTTAGAGCACATAAAATCAGAAAAACTGATTAATAAACTAGACGATTTTTTAGGAAATCCTACCGAAGATCCGCACGGAGATCCTATTCCAAATGCTCAGGGATTGCTTCCTAAAATTGATAAACAATTGCTTTCGGATTTAGCGGCTGGGCAAACAGGAATTTGTGTGGGTGTAAAAGATACTTCTTCGGAGTTTTTAAAGTACCTGGATAAACAAGGAATTGCCTTAGGTTCTACAATTGAAATTTTAGGCAAAGAGAATTTTGATCTTTCGCTTCGAATTAAAGTCAATGAAAATCTTTTGAATGTTTCCAATAAAATAGCAACTAATCTTTTTGTGAAGTTGAGCTAG
- a CDS encoding SCO family protein: protein MKSVLYKYRTFIGIFLVFSAITLSLFYNALKPQKTLPIYNPADVNPELVDSTVQYVSKYHTIADFSFTNQNGKTITQKDYEGKIYVADFFFTTCGTICPKMTTNLAEVQKAISNNPKVMLLSHTVFPEVDSVAVLKTYALDHGVDDRKWNLVTGDKKEIYKMARKSYLAVKMGKPSELYDMVHTENFVLVDTKRRVRGFYDGTKKEDIQKLIEDIQFLSSEKEAN, encoded by the coding sequence ATGAAATCTGTTTTATATAAATACCGCACTTTCATTGGTATCTTTCTTGTTTTTTCGGCAATTACACTTAGTCTTTTTTACAATGCGCTAAAACCTCAAAAAACACTTCCCATATACAATCCTGCCGATGTCAATCCGGAACTGGTGGACAGCACGGTACAATATGTGAGCAAATACCACACAATTGCCGATTTTTCGTTTACAAATCAAAACGGAAAAACTATTACCCAAAAGGATTATGAAGGAAAAATTTATGTGGCTGATTTCTTTTTCACGACCTGCGGAACTATTTGCCCAAAAATGACCACTAATCTAGCCGAAGTTCAAAAAGCAATTAGCAATAATCCAAAGGTCATGTTGTTATCGCATACGGTTTTCCCTGAAGTCGATAGCGTGGCTGTACTGAAAACGTATGCTTTAGATCATGGTGTTGACGACCGAAAATGGAACCTGGTTACAGGAGACAAAAAAGAAATTTATAAAATGGCTCGAAAATCTTATTTAGCCGTAAAAATGGGAAAACCAAGCGAATTATACGATATGGTTCATACCGAAAATTTTGTATTAGTAGATACTAAAAGAAGGGTTCGCGGATTTTATGACGGCACTAAGAAAGAAGATATTCAGAAATTAATTGAAGATATTCAATTTTTAAGCTCCGAAAAAGAAGCCAATTAA
- a CDS encoding Nramp family divalent metal transporter, whose translation MGKSLEEVHQSVSTQNKKSVFRKILAFFGPAYLVSVGYMDPGNWATDIAGGSQFGYSLLWVLLMSNLMALLLQSLSARLGIVTQRDLAQASRETYSKPVNYILYFLAEIAIAACDLAEVLGMAIGINLLFDIPLIEGVLITVLDTFLLLFLINKGIRKMEAFIIVLVAIIGFSFVFEMIFAEPELDKVVYGLVPSIPSEAALYIAIGIIGATVMPHNLYLHSSLVQTRNFERSSAGIKQALKYNFIDSTIALNLAFLVNAAILILAAATFYRNGMYEVAEIQDAHRFLETLLGTKWAPILFAVALIAAGQSSTITGTLAGQIVMEGYLNLRIQPWVRRILTRLIAIVPAVIVILIYGESVTGKLLILSQVILSLQLGFAIIPLIHFVSDKSKMKGFHVSKTTQIAAWIIASIIVSLNAKLVYNEITGWLEVSENPIVLWLTVVPLAFFFLGLLLFIVFKPFITKAKQDIQNHSPHHLKLHFSKSESYTKKNIAVSVDFSSADEIALNSAFELGGMDAQYTLIHVVETVGAMVYGENIDDHETLIDEKLLLEYKVMLSQKGFNVTTELGFGKPNKVIPDIVNKAGFDILVMGTHGHTGFKDLVFGTTVDKLRHKISIPLLIVKN comes from the coding sequence ATGGGAAAATCACTAGAAGAAGTTCATCAATCCGTTTCAACACAGAATAAAAAATCCGTTTTTAGAAAGATACTTGCTTTTTTTGGCCCTGCTTATTTGGTAAGTGTGGGTTATATGGATCCAGGAAACTGGGCAACTGATATTGCCGGCGGAAGTCAGTTTGGTTATTCTTTACTTTGGGTTTTATTGATGAGTAATTTAATGGCGTTGCTGTTGCAAAGTTTAAGCGCAAGACTCGGAATTGTAACCCAACGTGATTTGGCACAGGCTTCGAGAGAAACCTACTCCAAACCTGTTAATTATATTCTTTACTTTTTAGCCGAAATTGCTATTGCGGCCTGTGATCTGGCCGAAGTATTAGGAATGGCAATCGGGATTAATTTATTGTTTGATATTCCTTTAATCGAAGGTGTTTTAATCACAGTTTTAGATACATTTTTACTGCTTTTTTTAATCAATAAAGGCATCCGAAAGATGGAAGCTTTTATTATTGTATTGGTCGCTATTATTGGTTTTTCTTTTGTTTTCGAAATGATTTTTGCCGAACCTGAACTGGACAAAGTAGTGTATGGTTTGGTTCCTTCGATACCTAGTGAAGCGGCTTTGTATATTGCTATCGGGATTATTGGAGCAACGGTTATGCCTCACAATTTGTATCTGCATTCCTCATTGGTACAAACCAGAAATTTTGAAAGAAGTTCGGCAGGAATTAAGCAGGCATTGAAATACAATTTCATCGATTCGACTATTGCTTTGAATTTGGCTTTCCTGGTTAATGCGGCAATTTTAATTTTGGCGGCAGCCACATTTTACAGAAATGGGATGTATGAAGTTGCCGAAATTCAGGATGCACATCGATTTTTAGAAACACTTTTAGGAACCAAATGGGCACCTATTTTATTTGCGGTTGCCTTAATTGCAGCGGGACAAAGTTCGACAATAACAGGAACTTTAGCCGGGCAAATTGTAATGGAGGGTTATTTGAATTTACGCATTCAACCTTGGGTTCGACGCATATTAACCCGATTAATTGCCATTGTTCCTGCTGTTATTGTGATTTTAATTTATGGCGAAAGTGTCACCGGAAAGTTACTAATCTTAAGTCAGGTGATTTTGAGTTTACAACTGGGTTTTGCTATTATTCCGTTGATTCATTTTGTGAGTGATAAATCAAAAATGAAAGGATTTCACGTTTCTAAAACCACTCAAATTGCTGCCTGGATTATCGCTTCGATCATTGTTTCGTTGAATGCCAAATTAGTTTACAATGAGATTACAGGATGGCTTGAAGTTTCAGAAAACCCAATTGTACTTTGGCTTACAGTTGTTCCGTTGGCGTTTTTTTTCTTAGGATTACTACTTTTTATTGTCTTTAAACCGTTTATTACTAAGGCAAAACAGGATATTCAAAATCATTCGCCACACCATTTGAAACTGCATTTTTCAAAATCAGAAAGTTATACTAAAAAGAATATTGCGGTTTCAGTCGATTTTTCTTCTGCTGATGAAATTGCACTCAACAGTGCTTTTGAATTGGGCGGAATGGATGCCCAATATACGCTAATTCACGTGGTAGAAACGGTTGGAGCCATGGTTTATGGTGAAAATATTGACGATCATGAAACTTTAATCGACGAGAAGTTATTGTTGGAGTACAAAGTAATGCTTTCGCAAAAAGGATTCAACGTAACAACCGAATTAGGATTTGGCAAGCCCAATAAAGTGATTCCTGATATAGTTAATAAAGCAGGATTTGATATTTTAGTTATGGGAACTCATGGACATACGGGCTTTAAAGATTTAGTTTTTGGTACGACCGTCGATAAGTTGCGTCATAAAATTTCGATACCTTTGTTGATTGTAAAAAATTAA
- the feoB gene encoding ferrous iron transport protein B: MIHQNINVALIGNPNVGKTSVFNQLTGLNQQVGNYPGITVEKKMGFCKLPHNIKANILDLPGTYSLNASSIDENVVIELLLNKNDKLYPDVALVVTDVENLKRNLLLFTQIKDLEIPTILVINMADRMADKGISLDIPFLEEQLKTKIALISSRKSQGIEELKDLIVTYKSISTEPCLNASVIDKEYFNNLQKAFPDLLLYKLWLVITQDVNFLNLERKEIQGSFTKSHSELKRLQQQETIKRYQFINDVLKQSLTIDSSIAKDFRSKLDRVLTHKFWGYIIFFAILFVIFQSIFDWSSIPMDFIDSTFATLSTMAAEELPSGILTDLISQGIIPGIGGILIFIPQIAFLFLFISILEESGYMSRVVFIMDKIMRRFGLSGKSVVPLISGTACAIPAIMATRNIESWKERLITILVTPFTTCSARLPVYAIIIALVIPNHRVLGFLNLQGLALMLLYLLGFGMAIFSAYVLNKVMKISGKTFFVVEMPNYKLPLFKNVAINVIEKTKAFISGAGKIILAISIILWFLASYGPGKDFNEAETIVKERTAKNPLNEVDFENAVASQKLENSYIGIMGKTIEPVISPLGYDWKIGIAIISSFAAREVFVGTLATIYSVGGTDNETTIKNKMATEIHPETGTKIFNFASGISLLLFYAFALQCASTLAITKKETNSWKWPLGQLVFMSSFAYLTALVAYQILK; the protein is encoded by the coding sequence ATGATTCATCAAAATATTAACGTAGCTTTAATTGGAAATCCTAATGTAGGTAAGACTTCTGTTTTTAATCAACTCACAGGTTTAAACCAGCAAGTAGGGAATTATCCGGGGATTACGGTAGAGAAAAAAATGGGTTTCTGCAAATTGCCTCATAACATCAAAGCCAATATTCTGGACTTGCCGGGAACGTATAGTTTAAACGCCAGTTCTATTGATGAAAATGTGGTTATAGAATTGCTTTTAAATAAAAACGATAAGTTATATCCCGATGTAGCATTAGTGGTTACTGATGTTGAAAATCTAAAAAGAAACTTACTGCTTTTTACTCAAATTAAAGACCTTGAAATTCCAACTATCTTAGTCATCAACATGGCCGATAGAATGGCCGACAAAGGTATTTCGCTTGATATTCCGTTTCTGGAGGAACAATTAAAAACCAAAATTGCTTTAATCAGTTCGAGAAAATCTCAGGGAATTGAGGAACTTAAAGATCTTATTGTAACCTACAAATCAATTTCGACTGAACCTTGTTTAAATGCTTCAGTCATTGACAAAGAGTATTTTAATAATTTACAAAAAGCCTTTCCTGACTTATTGTTGTACAAACTTTGGTTAGTAATTACTCAGGATGTCAACTTCTTAAATCTGGAACGAAAAGAAATCCAGGGCTCATTTACTAAATCACACAGCGAATTAAAGCGTTTGCAACAACAGGAAACTATCAAACGTTATCAATTTATAAATGATGTTTTAAAACAAAGTTTAACTATAGACAGTAGTATTGCAAAAGATTTCCGCTCTAAACTAGACCGTGTTTTAACCCATAAATTTTGGGGATATATTATTTTCTTTGCTATCCTATTTGTGATATTCCAATCTATTTTTGACTGGTCATCGATTCCAATGGATTTTATCGACAGTACTTTTGCCACTTTGAGCACTATGGCTGCCGAGGAACTTCCTTCGGGTATTTTGACCGACTTAATTTCGCAGGGAATCATTCCGGGAATTGGAGGAATCCTTATTTTTATTCCGCAAATTGCCTTTTTGTTCCTGTTCATTTCCATACTTGAAGAAAGTGGCTATATGAGTCGTGTGGTTTTTATTATGGACAAAATTATGCGCCGTTTTGGACTATCAGGAAAAAGTGTAGTGCCGTTAATTTCAGGAACTGCCTGTGCCATTCCGGCTATTATGGCCACCCGAAATATCGAAAGCTGGAAAGAACGTTTAATAACAATTTTAGTAACGCCCTTTACCACTTGCTCAGCAAGGCTGCCTGTTTACGCCATCATTATTGCATTGGTAATTCCTAATCATCGTGTACTGGGATTTTTAAACCTTCAGGGACTGGCATTAATGTTATTGTATCTTTTAGGTTTTGGAATGGCAATATTTTCTGCTTATGTCCTCAATAAAGTAATGAAAATAAGTGGTAAAACTTTTTTTGTTGTCGAAATGCCTAATTATAAATTGCCTTTGTTTAAAAATGTAGCCATCAATGTAATTGAAAAAACCAAGGCCTTTATCTCAGGAGCTGGGAAAATAATCCTGGCCATTTCAATTATTTTGTGGTTTCTAGCCTCTTACGGCCCCGGAAAAGATTTTAACGAAGCCGAAACAATTGTAAAAGAAAGAACAGCCAAAAATCCTTTGAACGAAGTCGATTTTGAAAACGCAGTTGCCTCACAAAAACTGGAGAATTCATACATAGGAATTATGGGTAAAACCATTGAACCTGTCATTTCTCCGCTAGGATACGATTGGAAAATAGGTATTGCTATTATTAGTTCTTTTGCCGCCAGAGAAGTATTTGTAGGTACTCTGGCAACTATTTATAGTGTAGGCGGAACTGACAATGAAACAACCATAAAAAACAAAATGGCCACTGAAATTCATCCCGAAACAGGAACTAAAATATTCAATTTTGCCTCAGGAATTTCTCTGTTATTATTCTATGCTTTTGCTTTGCAATGTGCCAGTACACTTGCCATCACTAAAAAGGAAACCAACAGTTGGAAATGGCCTCTGGGACAATTAGTTTTCATGAGCAGTTTTGCCTACCTGACAGCCTTAGTAGCTTACCAAATTCTAAAATAA
- a CDS encoding FeoA family protein, producing MRTTIHSLRKNEKAIIKDFDIDIIPLKLLEMGCLPGNTVELLQIAPFGDPLYLDINGSHLAIRLETAKEIEVELIKNAL from the coding sequence TTGCGTACCACTATACATTCTTTACGAAAAAACGAAAAAGCAATTATCAAAGATTTTGATATCGACATTATTCCATTAAAGTTACTTGAAATGGGTTGCTTGCCGGGAAATACGGTCGAATTACTTCAAATAGCTCCTTTTGGAGATCCATTGTACTTAGACATAAATGGTTCTCATCTGGCTATTCGTCTGGAAACTGCCAAAGAAATTGAAGTAGAACTCATCAAAAATGCGCTTTAA